In Centroberyx gerrardi isolate f3 chromosome 11, fCenGer3.hap1.cur.20231027, whole genome shotgun sequence, the following are encoded in one genomic region:
- the LOC139910773 gene encoding transcriptional coactivator YAP1-like isoform X1, whose translation MDAHHGAPPAGQQIVHVRGDSQTELEALFNAVMNPNKTARLPASLPMRMRKLPDSFFRPPDPRGHSRQASSDGGVCGSLTPHHVRAHSSPASLPVNSLSTQATGVAAAPIIPDDVPLPPGWEMAKTPTGQRYFLNHLEQTTTWHDPRLSQLQSVAAQHPISGPPVHAHTLPNSASTTQPPNISAETGPLPEGWEQAVTPEGEVYYVNHITKSTSWLDPRLAQKVNPGLIGMAQQRQDKERLRCKHQGLPPPITAQDAGGRSQMPSGMDHDRNTQTLVPPLDVRIRTSNHEPTLNGAHSRNESTDSGLSVSSLPRTTDHLLSTVEHMDTGDSGEAPPITLQETMSVLPMSEGEELMPCIPEGLSSDLLMDMETVLSGSHMDKDSLLTWL comes from the exons ATGGACGCGCATCACGGCGCGCCTCCGGCCGGGCAGCAGATCGTGCACGTCCGCGGGGACTCGCAGACGGAGCTGGAGGCCCTCTTCAACGCGGTGATGAACCCCAACAAGACCGCCAGGCTGCCCGCTTCCCTGCCCATGCGCATGAGGAAACTCCCAGACTCCTTCTTCAGACCACCGGACCCCCGGGGACACTCCAGACAA GCCAGTTCAGACGGAGGCGTGTGCGGCTCCCTCACTCCTCATCACGTCCGCGCCCATTCctcccctgcctccctgccAGTCAATTCCCTCTCCACTCAAGCGACAGGTGTAGCAGCCGCACCAATTATCCCAGATGATGTGCCACTCCCCCCTGGTTGGGAAATGGCCAAGACGCCTACCGGCCAACGTTATTTTCTCAA tcATCTGGAGCAGACGACTACCTGGCACGACCCGCGTCTGTCACAGCTTCAGTCGGTCGCAGCGCAGCATCCGATCTCTGGCCCTCCGGTCCACGCCCACACCCTGCCCAACTCAGCTTCCACTACGCAACCACCAAACATCAGTGCAGAAACAG GTCCACTGCCTGAAGGCTGGGAGCAGGCTGTGACTCCAGAGGGAGAGGTGTACTACGTCAATCACATCACTAAGTCCACCTCATGGCTTGACCCACGTCTAG CCCAGAAGGTGAACCCTGGCCTTATCGGCATGGCACAGCAAAGGCAGGACAAGGAACGGCTCAGATGCAAACACCAGGGCCTCCCTCCACCAATCACAgcacag gacGCAGGAGGAAGGAGCCAGATGCCCAGTGGCATGGACCATGACAGGAACACACAGACTCTTGTGCCGCCTCTGGATGTCAGGATCAGAACCTCCAACCATGAACCTACACTCAACGG CGCTCACTCTCGCAATGAGAGTACTGACAGCGGTCTGAGTGTCAGCAGCTTACCGCGCACAACGGACCACCTGCTGAGCACCGTGGAACACATGGACaccg GTGACTCTGGAGAAGCCCCTCCCATTACCTTGCAGGAGACGATGTCTGTGCTCCCGATgtcggagggggaggagctaaTGCCCTGCATCCCAGAAGGCCTCAGTTCAGACCTCCTGATGGACATGGAGACCGTTCTGTCTGGGTCACACATGGACAAGGACAGCCTGCTCACCTGGCTATAG
- the angptl5 gene encoding angiopoietin-related protein 5, with the protein MMWINLLLLLSAHLPSSTSLSIDTGNSTPFSQSEILDEDFSEASVKIQKPLGGGKGREACSIPCDITAKLLRDEKHSLCGHLQQSLLAYGRSTRKLIRDVMEEQQRTLDFLSSQVTELMSKVQTLSSEVQRSNTEMYSIKPVQSHGRDCSDIKDNLISVVPKIPSGIYIVHPENTDSSFEVFCEMDYMGGGWTVMQRRTDGLTDFKRPWADYTDGFGHLPGEHWLGLRKVFHILNQKETRFQLHVALVSHDDITSYASYDDFRLDNETLFYSIHLGRYAGSAGDAFRGYDQDQNQDTAPFSASDVDNDGCNPFCSINNQTVESCSSQHNQTGWWFNQCGLANLNRSPQDLEQSQGQNTHILWDTWTQNGVPHSIKSVTMKIRRITTNN; encoded by the exons ATGATGTGGATAaatctcctgctgctgctttcGGCTCACCTGCCTTCCTCCACCAGTCTCTCCATA GACACAGGAAACAGCACAcctttcagccaatcagagataCTCGATGAGGACTTCTCTGAAGCTTCTGTGAAAATCCAAAAGCCTCTCGGAGGGGGCAAAGGTCGCGAGGCATGCTCCATCCCATGTGACATCACTGCCAAGCTGCTGCGAGATGAGAAACATTCACTTTGTG gccatCTACAGCAGTCTCTGCTGGCATATGGGCGAAGCACCCGTAAGCTGATCAGAGACGTGATGGAAGAGCAGCAGAGAACGCTGGACTTCCTCAGCAGTCAG GTCACAGAGCTGATGAGCAAAGTGCAGACCCTCAGCTCAGAGGTTCAGAGGAGCAACACGGAGATGTACTCCATCAAGCCTGTGCAGTCCCACG GACGAGACTGCAGTGACATCAAGGACAATCTCATCTCAGTGGTCCCCAAAATCCCCAGTGGGATTTACATTGTCCACCCAGAGAATACCGACTCGTCCTTTGAG GTATTCTGTGAGATGGACTATATGGGCGGCGGATGGACAGTGATGCAGAGGAGGACAGATGGATTGACTGACTTCAAACGACCCTGGGCAGATTACACAGATGGCTTTGGACACCTTCCAG gagaacACTGGTTGGGCCTCAGAAAGGTGTTTCACATCCTTAATCAGAAAGAGACTCGGTTCCAGCTCCACGTTGCTCTGGTCTCCCATGATGACATCACCTCTTATGCCTCATATGATGATTTCCGCCTGGACAATGAAACACTGTTCTACAGTATACACCTGGGCAGATATGCAGGCAGTGCAG gCGATGCATTCCGTGGCTATGACCAGGATCAGAACCAGGACACGGCTCCGTTCAGCGCGTCAGATGTGGACAACGATGGCTGCAATCCTTTCTGCTCCATCAACAACCAGACGGTGGAGAGCTGCAGCTCCCAGCACAACCAGACAGGATGGTGGTTCAACCAGTGCGGCCTGGCAAACCTCAACAGGTCTCCGCAAGACCTGGAGCAGAGCCAGGGGCAGAACACTCACATCCTCTGGGACACCTGGACGCAGAACGGAGTCCCTCACAGCATCAAGTCTGTCACGATGAAGATCAGGAGGATTACAACCAATAATTGA
- the LOC139910773 gene encoding transcriptional coactivator YAP1-like isoform X2, which translates to MDAHHGAPPAGQQIVHVRGDSQTELEALFNAVMNPNKTARLPASLPMRMRKLPDSFFRPPDPRGHSRQASSDGGVCGSLTPHHVRAHSSPASLPVNSLSTQATGVAAAPIIPDDVPLPPGWEMAKTPTGQRYFLNHLEQTTTWHDPRLSQLQSVAAQHPISGPPVHAHTLPNSASTTQPPNISAETAQKVNPGLIGMAQQRQDKERLRCKHQGLPPPITAQDAGGRSQMPSGMDHDRNTQTLVPPLDVRIRTSNHEPTLNGAHSRNESTDSGLSVSSLPRTTDHLLSTVEHMDTGDSGEAPPITLQETMSVLPMSEGEELMPCIPEGLSSDLLMDMETVLSGSHMDKDSLLTWL; encoded by the exons ATGGACGCGCATCACGGCGCGCCTCCGGCCGGGCAGCAGATCGTGCACGTCCGCGGGGACTCGCAGACGGAGCTGGAGGCCCTCTTCAACGCGGTGATGAACCCCAACAAGACCGCCAGGCTGCCCGCTTCCCTGCCCATGCGCATGAGGAAACTCCCAGACTCCTTCTTCAGACCACCGGACCCCCGGGGACACTCCAGACAA GCCAGTTCAGACGGAGGCGTGTGCGGCTCCCTCACTCCTCATCACGTCCGCGCCCATTCctcccctgcctccctgccAGTCAATTCCCTCTCCACTCAAGCGACAGGTGTAGCAGCCGCACCAATTATCCCAGATGATGTGCCACTCCCCCCTGGTTGGGAAATGGCCAAGACGCCTACCGGCCAACGTTATTTTCTCAA tcATCTGGAGCAGACGACTACCTGGCACGACCCGCGTCTGTCACAGCTTCAGTCGGTCGCAGCGCAGCATCCGATCTCTGGCCCTCCGGTCCACGCCCACACCCTGCCCAACTCAGCTTCCACTACGCAACCACCAAACATCAGTGCAGAAACAG CCCAGAAGGTGAACCCTGGCCTTATCGGCATGGCACAGCAAAGGCAGGACAAGGAACGGCTCAGATGCAAACACCAGGGCCTCCCTCCACCAATCACAgcacag gacGCAGGAGGAAGGAGCCAGATGCCCAGTGGCATGGACCATGACAGGAACACACAGACTCTTGTGCCGCCTCTGGATGTCAGGATCAGAACCTCCAACCATGAACCTACACTCAACGG CGCTCACTCTCGCAATGAGAGTACTGACAGCGGTCTGAGTGTCAGCAGCTTACCGCGCACAACGGACCACCTGCTGAGCACCGTGGAACACATGGACaccg GTGACTCTGGAGAAGCCCCTCCCATTACCTTGCAGGAGACGATGTCTGTGCTCCCGATgtcggagggggaggagctaaTGCCCTGCATCCCAGAAGGCCTCAGTTCAGACCTCCTGATGGACATGGAGACCGTTCTGTCTGGGTCACACATGGACAAGGACAGCCTGCTCACCTGGCTATAG